In Thalassococcus sp. S3, the sequence ATGGGTTTGGGAGAGAGGGAAGCGGTCAATCAGCCGCGCAGGCGGGCCTGATAATCGTGCTGGCGCCAATTGGCGCGGAAACGCCATTCTTCCTCCGGCTGGCGGTGGGCAAGGGCGTTGTCGATCTCTACCTCGTCAAAGCCTGCGCGGCGCGCCATCGCATATTGATCCGACAGAACGTGCCCCCGCGCCCGCAGACGGCCCGCGTAGCCGGCCAGCCGCAATTGGCGCGCCAATGTGAAGCCGCGCCCGTCTGCGAAGTTGGGAAAGTCGATGCGGATCATCTCGACGCCAGGCAGGCGGTTGCCCAGATGGCTGATATCCGCATCCGAAGGGATGTCGAGGGCAGACACATCGTTTGCCGCCTCGCCAAGGGCGACATAGCCACCGGTCCAATCGTCGGGGCCAAAGCCTGCATCGGTTACTATCACTGTCATGTCTTGGCTCCAATCCGTACAGCGCGGCCATTCACGAAATGGATACCGCATTCATCCTTGTTCTCATCGCGCCAGCGCCCGGCGCGTGGGTCTTCGCCATCGGCCACTTTCGACGTGCAGGGCGCACAGCCGATGGACGGATAGCCCTTGGCCACCAGCGGATGCCGGGGGAGACGGTTTTCGTCCATATAGGCGCGCACGTCTTCGGGTGCCCAATGGGCGAGCGGGTTGATCTTGAGGCGCATTGTCCCGGCCTCTCGCTCGAAAAAGTCGAGCGTGGCCCGTGTGCCCGACTGAAAGCGTTTGCGCCCGGTGATCCAGCCGTCAAATCCCTTCAGCGCCTGCTCCAGCGGTCGGATCTTGCGCAACGCGCAGCAC encodes:
- a CDS encoding DUF934 domain-containing protein, translated to MTVIVTDAGFGPDDWTGGYVALGEAANDVSALDIPSDADISHLGNRLPGVEMIRIDFPNFADGRGFTLARQLRLAGYAGRLRARGHVLSDQYAMARRAGFDEVEIDNALAHRQPEEEWRFRANWRQHDYQARLRG
- a CDS encoding phosphoadenylyl-sulfate reductase, whose amino-acid sequence is MLLLDKNTGSAPQAKARAVDERAVALNARFRHHSATDVMRAGLTGAGRIALVSSFGAESVVLLHMAALIDKTTPVLFIDTEMLFTETLVYQAEVTERLGLTNVLIIRADDVAREDPDGTLHQRDTDACCALRKIRPLEQALKGFDGWITGRKRFQSGTRATLDFFEREAGTMRLKINPLAHWAPEDVRAYMDENRLPRHPLVAKGYPSIGCAPCTSKVADGEDPRAGRWRDENKDECGIHFVNGRAVRIGAKT